The genomic DNA GTTCACCGACATGCAGTTCGACACCGTCGTCGGCGCCACCGGTGCGACGCTGATCACCGAGCCGTACACGAAGAACGGCATCCAGCTCGACGGCCGCGGCCGGCCGGTGCTGGACAAGACCTACCAGGCCACGGTGCCCGGCGTGTACGTCATCGGCGACGGCCGGCGCGGCCCCGCGACCATCGTCGAGGCCATCGGGGACGCCAAGGTGGCCTGCAAGGCCATCCTCGCCAGCGTGGGCATCACCGCCGACTACGCGCGGCCGCACCCGACGGTGCACCAGGCCCCGGAGCCCGTCTACCAGCGGCGCGGCCTGCTCATCGCCGAGATCAACGGCAAGGCCGAGGGCGGGCGCTGCCTGACCTGCCAGGACATCTGCGAGATCTGCACCGAGGTCTGCCCCAACCGCGCCAACGTGGCGATCACGGTGCCGGGCTTCTCCGACCCGCGGCAGATCGTCCACATCGACGGCCTGTGCAACGAGTGCAACACCTGTGGGACGTTCTGCCCGCACGCGGGGCTGCCCTACAAGGACAAGCTCACGGTGTTCTGGACCCGCGAGGACTTCGACGACTCGACGAACCCGGGCTTCCTGGCCGTCGGGGAGCACAGCTACCTGGTGCGGATGCCCGGTGGCGATGTCTTCGAGCACAGCCAGTCGCTGGACTTCCAGACCGCCAACAAGATGACCGACGAGATGACGCGCGTGCTCGACGTTCTCGAAGGCAGCTACCCCTACCTGCTCGCCCCCACGGAGGTGCTCGCCCGATGATCATCACCGGCGGACCGGTCATCACGAACGACCCCGACAACCCGTTCCTGGAGCACGGCGCGGTCCGGGTCGAGGGCGACGAGATCGTCGCCGTCGGCCCGGCGGCCGACCTGCAGGCGAACCCCGGCGAGGAGACCGTCGACGTGGCGGGGCGGGTCATCATGCCCGGCCTCATCAACGCCCACACCCACGCCTACAGCCACTACGCCCGGGGCCTGGCCCCGAGCGAACAGGGCAGCACCTTCACCGGGGTGCTGGAGAAGATGTGGTGGAAGCTCGACCGGCTCCTGGAGCTGGAGGACGTGGAGCTCAACACGGCCACCACGTTCCTGGAGTCCATCCGGGCCGGCGTCACCACGGTCATCGACCACCACTCCAGCCCGCACGCCGTACCGGGGTCGCTGACCACCCAGGCGAAGGCGGCCCGCGATCTCGGCATCCGCGCGAGCCTGTGCTACGAGACCTCCGATCGCGACGGCGCGGACATCCTCGCCCAGCAGATCGAGGAGAACGTCTCGTTCTTGAAGGCGGCCAACGGCAGCGACGGCGACGACCTGATCCGCGGTCTGTTCGGGATCCACGCCTCGTTCACCGTCAGCCAGGACACCCTGGAGCGGTGCGCCGCCGCGGTGCAGGATGCCGGGGTGCCCGGCGGGTTCCACGTGCACACCGCCGAGGGCCCGGAGGACGAGCCGCACTGCGAGGGGCTCACCCGCAAGCGCATCGTCGAGCGGTTCGCCGACTTCGGGATGCTCGGTCCGGAGTCGATCCTCGTGCACTGCGTGCACATCAACGAGGCCGAGATGGACCTCATCAAGGACACCGACACCTCGGTCGTCACCAACCCGCACTCCAACATGGGCAATGCCGTGGGCCTGACGAAGGTCACCGAGCAGCTGCGCAAGGGGATTCGGATCGGGCTGGGCACCGACGCCTACCTGGCGGACATGTTCCAGTCCGCGTCGGTGGCCAAGATCGCGCAGAGCCACCGGCTCGGCGACCCCACGGTCGGCTTCGGCGAGGCCGCCACCCTGCTCCTGGCGAACAACCCGGCCATCGCCGGCAAGTTCTGGAGCAAGCCGTTGGGCGTCCTCAAGCCGGGCGCCTATGCGGACCTGATCAGTGTCTGGTACGTCCCGCAGACCCCCATGACCGGCGCGAACACCGTCGGCCACATCCTGTTCGGGATGAGCGGCGCGATGACCAACGACACGATGGTCGGCGGCCGGTGGATCATGCGGGACCGGAAGATCCAGACGGTCGACGAGCACGCCATCCTGGCCCGGTCGCGCGAACGCGCCCCGCGGGTCTGGGCGCAGATGTGACGATGCCTCGAGTGGGGGTCTACCCGGCTCCCACCGCACGCTGACGGAAGGCGGAGACGATGACGACGTTGCTGCGTGGCGGCCAGGTGGTCGCGGCCGAGGGGTCGCGACGCGCCGACGTGCGCATCGACGGCGACGTCGTCTCCGCCGTCGGCGACCTGGCACCAGCGCCGGGGAGCAGGTCCTCGATTGCGCCGGCTGCCTGGTGCTGCCCGGCGGCATCGACAGCCACACCCACCTGGACCTGGAGTGCGGGCCGGGCCTGACGACCGCCGACGACTTCGCCAGCGGCACCCGTTCCGCCGTCGCCGGCGGCACCACCACGGTGCTCGACTTCGCCACCCAGTTCCACGGCGAGACGCTGGCCTACGGGCTGGCGCGGTGGCACGCCAAGGCGGCCGACGTCGCGTCCTGCGACTACGGCTTCCACCTGGCGATGACCGAGTGGAAGAACGAGTTCGCCGAGCAGATGGGTGCGGCGGTCCAGGCGGGCGTCACCTCGTTCAAGCTCTACATGGCCTACCGGCATTCGATGATGGTCGAGGACGACGAGATCCGCGCGGCCCTGCGGGCCAGCGCGGCCCTCGGTACCACGATCGGGTTCCACTGCGAGAACGGGCGCCTCGTCGACGCGCTGGTGCAGGAGTACGTTGCGGCCGGCCGGCACACGCCGTACTATCACCGCGCCTCCCGACCGGCGGAACTCGAACGGGAGGCGATCAACCGGCTCGGCGTGATCGCCACCCCGCTGGACGCCCTGCACTACGTGGTGCACCTGTCCTCCGGCGGTTCGCTGGCGGAGATCCGGGCGGCGCGGGAGCGCGGGGCGCGGATGGTCGTCGAGACCTGCCCGCAGTACCTGGTGCTGGACGGCTCCCGTTACGGCGAGCCCGACGTCGATGAGCTGGCCAGCCGGGCCTATGTGATGAGCCCGCCGCTGCGGACGCCGCAGGACAACGACCTGCTGTGGGACGCGCTGGCCGACGGCACCATCCAGTTCGTCGGCACCGATCACTGCTCGTTCACCCTGGCGGGCCAGAAGGCCGCCGCCGAGGACTTCGCCCACACCCCCAACGGCGGACCCGGGCTGGAGCTGCGGCTGCCGCTGCTCTACACGTACGGCGTGGCGGCCGGGCGCCTGAGTCTCGAGCGGTTCGTGGCGGTCACCGCGACGAACGCGGCCAAGTACTTCGGCATGTACCCCCGCAAGGGCGTGCTTGCTCCAGGCAGCGATGCGGACGTCGTGGTCTACGATCCCTCCCACGAGCGAGTGGTGCGGCACGCCGACCTCCACGACGCCACCGACCACTCGCCGTACGAGGGATTGCGGCTGACCGGCCGCGTCCGCGACGTCTTCCTCCGGGGGGCTGCCGTCGTCCGCGACGGTGAGCCCACCGACCACCGCCCCGCCGGCCGGTTCGTGCCCCGCGGGCTACCCGACCCACACATCAGCTGAGCGAGTCGAAGGAGTGCAGATGAAGCTACGAGTGAACGGCCAGGAACACGAGGTCGACGGCGACCGCATGCTCGTGCACGCGCTGCGCGAGGTCATCGGCACCCTGTCAGTCAAGGTGGGCTGCGACGACTCGACGTGCGGGACGTGCATCGTGCTCGCCAACGGCAAGCCGGTGAAGGCCTGCAACCGCCCCGCCAAGCAGTTCGAGGGCCAGGACATCCTCACGGTCGAGGGCCTCTCCGAGCGGGAGAAGGACGTCTACGTCCACACCTACGGCGAGACCGGTGCCGTCCAGTGCGGCTTCTGCACGCCGGCCATGGTCATGGTGTCGAAGGCGCTGCTCGACAAGAACCCCGAGCCGGGCCTCGACGACGTCAAGAAGGCCATCCGCACGGACATCTGCCGGTGCACCGGCTACCGCCAGATCTTCGATGCGATCCTCATGGCCGGCGACATGCTCCGCAGCGACGCCGCCGTGGAGACCTCGAACGAGCGGCAGCGGCTCTCCGACCGCGCGCACCGGCCCGACGTCGCGGACAAGGTGCTCGGCACCGGCAAGTTCGCGGACGACGTGCGGCTGCCCGGGATGGTGTTCGCCAAGGCGCTGCGCTCGCCCTCGCCGCGCGGGCTCGTCAAGGCCATCGACACCACGGCGGCCAAGGCGCACCCGAACTGCCTCGCCATCCTGCTTGCGGAGGACGTGCCGGAGAACAAGATCGGCCACATCAGCAGCGACTGGGACGTGTTGATCCCGGTGGGCACCGAGACGCGCTACACGGGCGATGCGTTGGCCCTGGTCGCCTCCGACGACCAGGACAAGCTCGACGAGATCATTGCGCTCATCGAGCTCGACTACGAGTCCCGCCCGCCGGTCACGTCGCCGCAGGAAGCGCTGCGCCCCGACGCGCCCCTCATCCACGAGAACGGCAACGTGCTCGACATCGAGCACACCAAGCGCGGCAACGTCGACAAGGCGCTGCGCGAGTCCGCGCACACGGTCACGCACAAGTTCGCGACGCCGTGGCAGGAGCACGCGTTCATGGAGCCGGAGTGCGCCGTGGCGGCCCCCGACGGCGACGGCGGCGTGCGGATGTGGACCAGCTCGCAGTCGGTGTACGACGAGCAGCACGAGATCAGCCGCATGCTCAAGCTGCCGCTGGACAAGGTCCGCAGCCAGGCGACGTATGTCGGCGGCGGTTTCGGCGGCAAGGAGGACATGAGCGTCCAGCACCACGCCGCGCTCATGGCCTGGCACCTGAAGAAGCCGGTCAAGGTGAAGTTCACCCGCACGGAGTCGCTGAACTACCACGTCAAGCGGCACCCGATGCACATGGAGTTCACGGTCGGCTGCGACGAGAAGGGCAAGCTCACGGCCTGCCGCGTGGTCATCCTCTCCGACACGGGCGCCTACGCCTCGCTCGGCGGCCCGGTGCTGCAGCGGGCGTGCACGCACGCCGGCGGCCCGTACGCCATCGAGAACTTCGAGGTCCTCGGCATGGCGCTCTACACGAACAACGTGCCGTCCGGCGCGTTCCGCGGGTTCGGGGTCGTGCAGAGCCAGTTCGGGATGGAGACCTGCGTCAGCGAGCTGGCCGAGAAGGTCGGCCTGGACCCGTGGGAGATGCGCTACCTCAACGTGGTGCGGCCCGGCGACTCGCTGCCGAACGGCCAGATCGCCGACGAGTCCACGGGCATCGCCGAGGTGCTCGAGGACCTCAAGGGCGACTTCTACGCCAACCCCGAGGCCGGCCTGGCCATCGCGCACAAGAACACCGGCGTCGGCATGGGCCTGAAGGACACCGGCCGGTGCATCCTCTCCGTCGAGGACGGCAAGGTCCACATCCGGACCTCCGCGTCCTGCATGGGACAGGGCGTCGGCCAGGTCTGCGTGCACGTGCTCTCCGAGACCGTCGAGCTGCGCCCCGACCAGATCGTCTTCGAGCTGCCGGACACCTCGCGCACCCCCGACTCGGGCACCTCCACCGGATCGCGGCAGACCCTGTTCACCGGCGAGGCCACCCGCCTCGCGGCCGTGCAGCTGCGCGACGCCTTCACCGCGGTCGATGGTGACCTCGCGCGGTTGGAGGGGCAGGAGTGGTACGGCGAGTTCTCGCCGGAGACCGACGTGGTCGACTCGCCGAAGGAGAACCCGGTCAGCCACGTGGCCTACGGCTACGGCGCGCAGATGATCACGCTCAACGAGAAGGGCGAGATCGACAAGGTCCTCGCCGTCTATGACGTCGGCACCGTCATGAACGAGCAGTCCGCGGTCGGCCAGATCGAGGGCGGCGTGATGATGGGCATCGGCTACGGGCTCACCGAGGAGTTCGTGGTCGAGGGCGGCGTGCCGCAGACCCGCTACGGCAAGCTGGGCCTCATGCGGGCCGACAAGATGCCCGAGGTCGAGGTGCGCTTCGTCAAGGGCCCAGGGGTGTTGCCGTACGCGTACGGCGCCAAGGGCATGGGCGAGATCTGCCTGATCCCGACGGCCCCGGCCGCCGCGTGGGCGTACTACAAGCGGGACGGCAAGCGCCGGTACTCCCTGCCGCTGCGGGGCACGGCGTACAAGAAGGAGGAGCCGAACACCTTCGGCGGTCCGCAAGCGACCTTCGGTGCCCCGGCCACCGCCGCGGCCGGCGCCCCGACGGAGGCCGCCTCGAAGCACTAGGCGCAAGAACGAGCAAGCGGTACGCCGGGAGCCGTGGGCACCCGGCGTACCGCCGTCTGCGCAGCTTCGTATGGGGGAGCCCGGACTGGTCCGGAACGCCAGGCGGGCGGGTCAGGCTCGGGAGCGTTGCGCGCACGACACGCAGCGATTCGCCGAGGGTCGGGCGGCGAGCCGGTCCGCCGGGATCGGGCGGCCGCAGTCGAGGCACGCGCCGTCCCAGCCGGCCCGCACGCGCGCCAGCGCGGCGTCGATCTCCGCCAGGTGCCGGGCGGCGGCCTCCGCGGAGGACGCCGCGGCCGCTCGTTCCCAGGCGAGCGTGGATCCCTCGGGGTCGTGCTCGTCGTCGGTGTCCGCATCGCCACGCGCGTCGGCGTACGCCCGTGTCGTCTCCTCGAACTCGGCGACCCGCCGACTCACCTCGGAACGGGCCTGGGTGAGCGCGGCCACCAGGTCAGCGCGCGGAACGGTGGTCATCCCGGGAGACTACGACGACCGCTCACAGCACGTCGACGCGAACGCCGGGCGGGGCGCCGCGCGCCATCCGGGCGTCGCGGGTGACCAGGGGACGTCGAGAGCCTCGGCGAGCGCGATGGAGGAGGCGTCGTTCGCGAGGAGTCGACGTAGATGGGCAGTGAGGCAGATTGCCCTCTGCCGTCGCCTTCGCCTTGAGGCGGTCGCGCACGTGCTCATCCACATCTGGAATCTGCACCAAAACGCCCATGCCATCCACTGCGCACGACATGCACAGTGGATGGCATGGGGTCAGCTCCACGCCGGGTGGCGTGGAGCACCAAGGACGCGGGGCGCCCGCTACCGCCGGACCCCGGAGAAGACGACGACGACCCGCTCGCCGGGGCGGACGCCGGTGCCCGGACCCCCGCCGGGCAGCAGCGCGGCCAGACCCGCCGTCCCCGTGGGGGACACCGGCAGGCCCAGGGACTGCACCAGCTCGTCCGCCGCGACGACCTGCTCCTCCGCCACGACGATGGGGTGGCCGCCGGAGGCGCGCATGACCGCGATGTCGGCCTGCCAGTCGTAGGTCTCGTCGTCGAGGATCCCGTCGGCCAGGCTGTGCGGGTCGTCCCAGGGCGTCATGAATTCCGACCACCGGGAGCCGAGCTCGCCGACGGGCACGGCGGCCGCCAGTTCCCAGGCGCGGGCCAGCGGGGCGCCGCCCTCGGTCTGGACCGTGTCGAGCCGCACGCCCGAGCCCAGGCCCCAGCCCATGCAGGCGGCGAACGCGCCGCCGCCGACCTGGACCAGCACGCGGGTGCCGGTGGGGTCGCCGCCGAGCACATCGGCGACCTCCCAGCCGATGCTGCGCCCGCCGTCGAGGCACAGGCCGTTCTCCGGGCCCTGCACGCTGAACGGGATGGCGCCGGCCGCAACGGCCTCGCGGAACGCGAAGACTGCCGGGTCGCCCGGGACCCCCGGCGTACGGCCGCAGGGGTGCACCCGCGCGCCCAGGTCGGCCAGCGTCCGCAGCACGGCGGGGCTGGCCGTCTCGGGCACGTACACCTGGATGGGCCAGGACGCCGCGCGCGCCAGCGTCGACGCGGCGATGGCCGCGTTGCCGCACGAAGCGATCGCGAGCGGCCGCCGCGGCCCCTCGACGAGCCCCAGCTCCTCGCAGGCCCGTAGGTGCAGCAGGATTCCCACGAGGTGGCGCGCCTTGTGCGAGCCGCCGACGTTGCCCGTCTCGTTCTTCACCCAGACGTCGGCCCCGAGCTGCTGCGACAGCGCCGGGTGTGGCGCGCAGGGCGTCACGTGGAACCCGGCCGCCACCTGGCGGGTCAGCTCGATGCAGCGCTCCGGCGTCATCCCGTGCGCCCGCGCGAAGGCCCACCACGCCAGCGAGGGACCGTACGCCACGAACGGACTCGGGTCCTCGATCACCTCGGGGTCGGGGCCGTCGACCACGGGATGCAGGACGTGGTGCGCGTCCCCCGGTGCCGCCGCGGGGCAGCGCCACGGGTAGACCTCCTCGATGGGCACCGACCGCCCGCAGGTCGCGCACCGATATCCGGTCACCACCCCACGACGTACGCCGTTCGGGGGCGCCGACGTGGCGTCCGGGGCCGCGGGCATCAGGCCACGACCCAGGTGCCGGTCTCGCCGCGCAGCCCCTCCACCAGCTTGTCGAGGGAGGTGATGAGCGTCTTGCGGTTGGGGCCGGAGCGGACGAAGTCCATGGCCGCCTGGATCTTCGGCCCCATCGACCCCTCGGGGAACTGACCCTCGGCCATCCACGCCTCGGCCTGCGCGAGCGTCATCTGGTCGACGTCGCGCTGCGTCGGCGTGTTGAAGTCGACGGCCACCTTCTCGACCCCGGTCAGGATGACCAGGTCGTCGCATTGGGTGTCGGCGGCCAGCAGGATCGACGTACGGTCCTTGTCGATGACCGCGTCGATGGCCTTGTACCAGTTGTCGCGGAACACCACGGGGATTCCGCCGCCGCCGCCGGCGATCACGACGTGGCCGCTGACCACGAGGTGACGCACGGAGTCCTGCTCGAGGATGCGCTGCGGGATGGGGGAGGCCACGACCTCGCGCCAGCCGCGGCCGGAGTCCTCGATGAAGGTCTTGCCGGTCTTGGCGACGTAGTCGTCCGCCTGCTCCTTGGTGAAGAAGGCCCCGATCGGCTTGGTCGGCCGGGAGAACAGCGGGTCGTCCGCGTCGACCACCGCGCGGGTGATGACCGTGACCACGGTCTTGTCCTCGATGCCGTGCGCGTGCAACTGGTTCTCGATGGCGTTCTGCAGGTGGTAGCCGATGTAGGCCTGGCTCATCGCGACGCACTCGGACAGCGGGACGACGCGGTCGTCATGCGCGCCCGCCTTGCCCAGGTCGATCGAGGTCTTGATCATGCCGACCTGGGGGCCGTTGCCGTGGCACACCACAACCTCGTGACCGTCGGCGATGAGGCCGACGAGGGGCTTGGCGATGATCCCGACCGTCTCGACGAGCTCGTCGAAGTCGGTGCCCAGGGCGTTGCCGCCCAACGAGACGAGAATGCGCGACATGGATGAGTCCTTCCGATGAGACGACTTCGGGGCGGTTCCCGTCGGGAACCGCCCCGAAGCGGGTGGGCGGGGTGAATCAGAGCTGGCTGACGAGCGTCTTGGCGTCGCCGGAGGCGGCCATGTGCTCGACGTACAGCGAGGGCAGGCACGCGTACAGCGCCGCGCAGCGGACCAGGTCGTCCTTCCACTGCAGCTCGTTCGGGGCGTGCGCCTGGGCCTCCTTGCCGGGGCCGAAACCGATGGTCGGGATGTGGTGCCGACCCGCGGTGGCGACGCCGTTCGTGGAGAACGTCCACTTGTCGACGCGCGGCTCACCGAACAGGCCCTGGTGCGCCTCGACGGCCGACTGGACCTCGGGGGAGTTCTCGGGGATGACCCATGTCGGGAAGTAGCACTGCTGGCCGTATTCCTTGCCGGTCCAGGCGGTGCTCTTGTAGTCGTAGCAGAAGACGCGCGCGCCCCACTTCTGCACGCTCGGCAGCGCCTTGATCTCCTCGATCGCGCCTTCCCAGGTCTCGCCGTCGGTGAGGCGGCGGTCCAGGGAGATCGCGCAGGAGTCGGCGACGGCGCAGCGGCTCGGGCTCGTGAAGAAGATCTCCGAGGTGGTCACGGTGCCCTTGCCGAGGAACTCGTCGACGTGCAGCTTGTCGTTGAGGTCGCGGATCTCCAGGAGGATCTCGGCCATCTTGTAGATCGCGTTGTCGCCGCGCTCGGGGGCGGAGCCGTGGCAGGAGACGCCGTCGACCTCGACGCGGATCTCCATGCGGCCGCGGTGGCCGCGGTAGATGCCGTGGTCGGTGGGCTCGGTGGAGACGACCAGGTCGGGCTTCTCGTTCTCTTCCTCGATCAGGTAGAGCCAGCACATGCCGTCGCAGTCCTCTTCCTGGACCGTGCCGGTGACCATGTAGGTGAACTCGTCGGAGAGCAGGCCCAGGTCCTTGGCGACCTTGCCGCCGTAGACCGCGGAGACGACGCCGCCGAGCTGGTCGGAACCACCGCGGCCGCCGATGACCTCGTCGTCCTCCATGCCCTCGAACGGGTCGAACTTCCAGTTGTCGATGTTGCCGACGCCCACGGTGTCGATGTGGCCGTCGAAGCAGACGACCTTGCCGCCGGTGCCAAGGTAGCCGATGGCGCTGCCCAGGCCGTCGATGCGGGTGCGGTCGTAGCCGAGCTTGTCCATCTCGGCGACGATGAGGCGCGCCTTGGCCTCCTCCTCGCAGCTGGTGCCCTTGTTCTTGATGAGGGCCCGCAGGAAGCGGGTCATGTCCTCGCGGTAGCTCTCCGCTACTTCGTTGACGCGTGCGTAGTCGATGTCGGCCATGGCTTGTTCTCCTTCATTCGTACGTCGTGGGGACGCCGCAGGGGGTCGGGGCGGGCGACGGGCGGCGTCGGTTGTCCGGCGCCCGCCCCGAGCCTCACTGGCGCCAGCGGGGGGCGGCGTTCGACAGCAGGTCGTTGAGCTTGGCGATCGGGTCCTTGACCTTCTGCAGGAAGATCATGGCCGCGATCGAGTACGGCTTGTTGCTGGCCTCCTGATACATCGGGACGCGATAGCGGGAGAACACGCTCTCCTCGACCTCGCCCTCCTTGCAGGACAGCCCGGTGATGTCGGCCGGCAGCGGGTGCATGTACAGGCCCTTGCCGTCCTTCGTCGACTTCATCAGCTCTTCGGTGGTGGTCCAGTCCTTGAACTCGGCGTTCTGGGCCAGCAGCCGCTTCTCCAGGGCCTTGATGCCCTCGGTGTCGCCGTTGCCGTAGAGCTCGGTGCGCTCCTCCATCGCGGCGAACGGCGCCCAGCTCTTCGGGCAGACGATGTCGGCACCGTCGAAGGCGTCGGCCATGTCGTTGGTGACGCGGAAGGAGCCACCGGTCTGCGCGGCGTACTTCGCGGCGACGTCCATCGGCTCCTGCATGACGTCGTAGCCCTTCGGGTGGGCCAGCACGATGTCCATGCCGAAGCGGGACATCAGGCCGATCATGCCCTGCGGCACGGACAGCGGCTTGCCGTAGCTGGGGGAGTAGGCCCACGTCATCGCCAGCTTCTTGCCCTTGAGGTTCTCCAGCCCGCCGAAGGTGTGGATGAGGTGCAGCAGGTCGGCCGTCGACTGGGTCGGGTGGTCGATGTCGCACTGCAGGCTGACGAGGGTGGGCCGCTGCTCGAGCACGCCCTCCTTGTAGCCCATCTGGACGTACTCGGAGAAGGCCTGCATGTAGGTGTGGCCCTTCCCGATGTACATGTCGTCGCGGATCCCGATGACATCGGCCATGAAGGAGATCATGTTGGCGGTCTCCATGACCGTCTCGCCGTGGGCGACCTGGGACTTGCCCTCGTCGAAGACCTGCTCTTCCAGGCCGAGGAAGTTGCAGGCCGAGGCGTAGGAGAACCGGGTGCGGGTCGAGTTGTCGCGGAACAGGCTGATGCCGAGGCCGGAGTCGAAGATCCGGCAGCTCTTGTTCTGCTCCCGCAGCCCACGCAGGGCGTCGGCGACGGCGAGCACCGCGCGGATCTCGTCGTCCGACTTGTCCCACGTCAGCAGGAAGTCGTCCTGGTAGAGACTCGAGAAGTCGAGCCCTTCGAGCTTGGCGATCTGCTCACGTACGTCCATGGGACCCCGTCAACTCCTTTGACTCCGGTGTTGGTCTCTCTAACTATGGCAAGAGTCTAGCCTTCTTCTGGTGGCGGGGGCAAGGATCTGTTTAGTATTGATGTCATGGACTTCGCCCTGACCCAGGCACGCGAGGATGCGGCCGCGATCCTGGCCAGTGCACCCTCGGTGCTCGCGAAGGCCGCCGCGTTCGTCACTGGCGACGGACCCGAGCCCCAGATCGACTGGGCGAAGATCGCCTACCTCGCCAGCCAGAACGTGCTCTCCAGCGGGGACCGGGCCTTCCTCGGCATCTGCGCCGAGATCGCGGGATTCAACCCCGACCTGCGCCACCCCGACCAGACCTTCGGCGCCCGCTGGGA from Austwickia sp. includes the following:
- a CDS encoding carbamate kinase, with product MSRILVSLGGNALGTDFDELVETVGIIAKPLVGLIADGHEVVVCHGNGPQVGMIKTSIDLGKAGAHDDRVVPLSECVAMSQAYIGYHLQNAIENQLHAHGIEDKTVVTVITRAVVDADDPLFSRPTKPIGAFFTKEQADDYVAKTGKTFIEDSGRGWREVVASPIPQRILEQDSVRHLVVSGHVVIAGGGGGIPVVFRDNWYKAIDAVIDKDRTSILLAADTQCDDLVILTGVEKVAVDFNTPTQRDVDQMTLAQAEAWMAEGQFPEGSMGPKIQAAMDFVRSGPNRKTLITSLDKLVEGLRGETGTWVVA
- a CDS encoding TraR/DksA C4-type zinc finger protein, with product MTTVPRADLVAALTQARSEVSRRVAEFEETTRAYADARGDADTDDEHDPEGSTLAWERAAAASSAEAAARHLAEIDAALARVRAGWDGACLDCGRPIPADRLAARPSANRCVSCAQRSRA
- a CDS encoding YgeY family selenium metabolism-linked hydrolase — protein: MADIDYARVNEVAESYREDMTRFLRALIKNKGTSCEEEAKARLIVAEMDKLGYDRTRIDGLGSAIGYLGTGGKVVCFDGHIDTVGVGNIDNWKFDPFEGMEDDEVIGGRGGSDQLGGVVSAVYGGKVAKDLGLLSDEFTYMVTGTVQEEDCDGMCWLYLIEEENEKPDLVVSTEPTDHGIYRGHRGRMEIRVEVDGVSCHGSAPERGDNAIYKMAEILLEIRDLNDKLHVDEFLGKGTVTTSEIFFTSPSRCAVADSCAISLDRRLTDGETWEGAIEEIKALPSVQKWGARVFCYDYKSTAWTGKEYGQQCYFPTWVIPENSPEVQSAVEAHQGLFGEPRVDKWTFSTNGVATAGRHHIPTIGFGPGKEAQAHAPNELQWKDDLVRCAALYACLPSLYVEHMAASGDAKTLVSQL
- the ssnA gene encoding putative aminohydrolase SsnA codes for the protein MIITGGPVITNDPDNPFLEHGAVRVEGDEIVAVGPAADLQANPGEETVDVAGRVIMPGLINAHTHAYSHYARGLAPSEQGSTFTGVLEKMWWKLDRLLELEDVELNTATTFLESIRAGVTTVIDHHSSPHAVPGSLTTQAKAARDLGIRASLCYETSDRDGADILAQQIEENVSFLKAANGSDGDDLIRGLFGIHASFTVSQDTLERCAAAVQDAGVPGGFHVHTAEGPEDEPHCEGLTRKRIVERFADFGMLGPESILVHCVHINEAEMDLIKDTDTSVVTNPHSNMGNAVGLTKVTEQLRKGIRIGLGTDAYLADMFQSASVAKIAQSHRLGDPTVGFGEAATLLLANNPAIAGKFWSKPLGVLKPGAYADLISVWYVPQTPMTGANTVGHILFGMSGAMTNDTMVGGRWIMRDRKIQTVDEHAILARSRERAPRVWAQM
- a CDS encoding PLP-dependent lyase/thiolase, whose product is MPAAPDATSAPPNGVRRGVVTGYRCATCGRSVPIEEVYPWRCPAAAPGDAHHVLHPVVDGPDPEVIEDPSPFVAYGPSLAWWAFARAHGMTPERCIELTRQVAAGFHVTPCAPHPALSQQLGADVWVKNETGNVGGSHKARHLVGILLHLRACEELGLVEGPRRPLAIASCGNAAIAASTLARAASWPIQVYVPETASPAVLRTLADLGARVHPCGRTPGVPGDPAVFAFREAVAAGAIPFSVQGPENGLCLDGGRSIGWEVADVLGGDPTGTRVLVQVGGGAFAACMGWGLGSGVRLDTVQTEGGAPLARAWELAAAVPVGELGSRWSEFMTPWDDPHSLADGILDDETYDWQADIAVMRASGGHPIVVAEEQVVAADELVQSLGLPVSPTGTAGLAALLPGGGPGTGVRPGERVVVVFSGVRR
- the ygeW gene encoding knotted carbamoyltransferase YgeW; amino-acid sequence: MDVREQIAKLEGLDFSSLYQDDFLLTWDKSDDEIRAVLAVADALRGLREQNKSCRIFDSGLGISLFRDNSTRTRFSYASACNFLGLEEQVFDEGKSQVAHGETVMETANMISFMADVIGIRDDMYIGKGHTYMQAFSEYVQMGYKEGVLEQRPTLVSLQCDIDHPTQSTADLLHLIHTFGGLENLKGKKLAMTWAYSPSYGKPLSVPQGMIGLMSRFGMDIVLAHPKGYDVMQEPMDVAAKYAAQTGGSFRVTNDMADAFDGADIVCPKSWAPFAAMEERTELYGNGDTEGIKALEKRLLAQNAEFKDWTTTEELMKSTKDGKGLYMHPLPADITGLSCKEGEVEESVFSRYRVPMYQEASNKPYSIAAMIFLQKVKDPIAKLNDLLSNAAPRWRQ
- the xdh gene encoding selenium-dependent xanthine dehydrogenase — its product is MKLRVNGQEHEVDGDRMLVHALREVIGTLSVKVGCDDSTCGTCIVLANGKPVKACNRPAKQFEGQDILTVEGLSEREKDVYVHTYGETGAVQCGFCTPAMVMVSKALLDKNPEPGLDDVKKAIRTDICRCTGYRQIFDAILMAGDMLRSDAAVETSNERQRLSDRAHRPDVADKVLGTGKFADDVRLPGMVFAKALRSPSPRGLVKAIDTTAAKAHPNCLAILLAEDVPENKIGHISSDWDVLIPVGTETRYTGDALALVASDDQDKLDEIIALIELDYESRPPVTSPQEALRPDAPLIHENGNVLDIEHTKRGNVDKALRESAHTVTHKFATPWQEHAFMEPECAVAAPDGDGGVRMWTSSQSVYDEQHEISRMLKLPLDKVRSQATYVGGGFGGKEDMSVQHHAALMAWHLKKPVKVKFTRTESLNYHVKRHPMHMEFTVGCDEKGKLTACRVVILSDTGAYASLGGPVLQRACTHAGGPYAIENFEVLGMALYTNNVPSGAFRGFGVVQSQFGMETCVSELAEKVGLDPWEMRYLNVVRPGDSLPNGQIADESTGIAEVLEDLKGDFYANPEAGLAIAHKNTGVGMGLKDTGRCILSVEDGKVHIRTSASCMGQGVGQVCVHVLSETVELRPDQIVFELPDTSRTPDSGTSTGSRQTLFTGEATRLAAVQLRDAFTAVDGDLARLEGQEWYGEFSPETDVVDSPKENPVSHVAYGYGAQMITLNEKGEIDKVLAVYDVGTVMNEQSAVGQIEGGVMMGIGYGLTEEFVVEGGVPQTRYGKLGLMRADKMPEVEVRFVKGPGVLPYAYGAKGMGEICLIPTAPAAAWAYYKRDGKRRYSLPLRGTAYKKEEPNTFGGPQATFGAPATAAAGAPTEAASKH